ATCACCTGAGGTCGTTGCAGTTGCGGCAGGTCCGCGTCTGAAAGACTACGCGCTGTTGCTAAAACCCCGGGTGATGTCGCTGGTCGTGTTTACCGGGCTCGCTGGAGTGTATCTGGCCCCTGGTAGCATCGACTTTATGA
The window above is part of the Rhodospirillaceae bacterium genome. Proteins encoded here:
- a CDS encoding protoheme IX farnesyltransferase, with the translated sequence MKDYALLLKPRVMSLVVFTGLAGVYLAPGSIDFM